DNA sequence from the Bradyrhizobium sp. CIAT3101 genome:
CCTATCGCGCGCGACTGCGTCAGGATGCCGAGGGCATGGCCAATTTCCATTTCGCCGAGGACAACAAATTCATCCTCGCGGAAGAGCGCACCTTCCTGCGCAAGGTGGTACTGTAACGAACCAACAGCAGGAGCCGCCCATGATCGCCGTGATCTTCGAAGTCTGGCCGAAGCCGGAACATCGCCAGGACTATTTCGACCTCGCGGCCGATCTGAAGCCGATCCTGCAAACCATCGACGGCTTCATCTCGGTCGAGCGTTTTGAAAGCCTGACCGAGAAGGGCAAGGTCCTGTCGCTGTCGTTCTGGCGCGACGAGGCCGCAGTCCAGGCCTGGCGCAACACGATGGAGCACCGCCGCACCCAGGCCAAGGGCAGGGCCAAGATCTTCGCCGACTATCACCTGCGCATCGCCAGCGTCGTCCGTGACTACGGCATGACCGATCGCGAGCAGGCACCGAAGGACAGCCGCGCCGTGCACGACGCGCACTAGCGCTGCCGGGCGCGCACTAGCGCTGCCCAAAACGCGTGCCTATGTCTGCGCGGCCAACAAGGGAGAGAAACATGCATGTGACAACTGCTGACAAGCGCGCGACGTTCAGGAAGATGCACGAGAGCGGCTGCTTCATCCTGCCCAATCCGGTCGATGTCGGCAGCGCCAAGGCGTTGCAGCATCTCGGTTTCAAGGCGCTGGCGTCATCGAGCGCGGGCTTCGCCTGGACCATCGGCAAGGCCGACAATCGCGTCACCGTCGAGGACGTCTGTCAGCATCTGGCAGCACTGAGCTCGTCCGTCGACATTCCCGTCAATGCGGATTTCGAAGGTGGTTTCGCGGTCGAACCGGACAAGGTCGCCGACAATGTCGAGCGCGGCGTGCGCACGGGCGTCGCAGGCCTCTCGATCGAGGATTCGACCGGTGACAAGGACAAGCCGCTTTACGACCGCGCGCTGGCGGTCGAGCGCATCAAGGCCTCGCGCAAGGCGATCGGCGACAGCAACACCCTGCTGGTCGGCCGCTGCGAGGCGTTCCTGTGGGGCGTGACCGATCTCAAGCTCGTCATCGACCGGCTTACCGCATATGCGGACGCCGGCGCCGATTGCCTCTATGCGCCGGGCCTGAAGACGCGTGAGGACATCGCGGCCGTGGTGAAGGCTGTCGCACCCAGACCGTTCAACCTGCTGATCGGTGGCTCCGGCCTGTCGTTGAAGGAAGCCGAAGATCTCGGCGTGCGCCGGATCAGCGTCGGCGGCTCGCTCGCCCGCGCCGCCTGGGGCGGCTTCATGCGCGCGGCAAAGGAGATGGCGGAGAAGGGAACGTTCACCGAACTCGGCAGCGGCTATTCCGGCGGCGAGCTCAACAAGATGTTCAGCTAGACCAAACGAACAGCGGCGGGACCTTTCGATCCCGCCGCCGTCGCAATCTGTTGTAAATCGTTACTTCGCGCCCTCAGCCGGCGGAGCCGGATCCGGCTTTGCCGCAGGCATATCCGCCGGAGCGGCCGGCTTGCTCGGGGCAGCACCCGTGGTCACGCCGGGCGCGGTGTTGTTGCGCGGCGTCACGTCACGCATGCCGGGAGGCGCGGCCGGATTGGCCGGAGCCGTCTGCTGCGCGGTCTGCGTGGTCGGCGCATTGCTCGCCTGGTTGCCCGTCGTGCTGGTGTTGTTCAAGCCATAGAACACGGCGCCCAGCACTATTGCGACAGCCACTGCGAACAGCGCGACCTTGCCGCTGGAGGCGGGGCCTTCACCCAGCTCGGGATCGGCCTGAAGGTCGGCATCCCGGCGCGCCGCGCGAAGATACTCATCGTCGGCGAGGTTCGGGCGGTACGGATCGTTGGGAAAACGGTCGTCAGCCATCGATTGGGTCTCCTCGTTGATTGCCCCCTGACAACCCTCAGCTGCGAGATTCTGTTCCGTGCGCGTTATGCTTTCGTCGCATGTTGCCCTCGCGCGAGGAATCGGGAACCTGTTCATGCGGGAACCTTGTGCGTAAGTTCCATCGCAGGGAGAAGGGAACAGAAGCGATGTGGAGCCTGCCGCCGAGCGATAGCGTGCTGCATTTCCTCTCTTTGATCGCGGTGGCCGCGCAGGGCATGACCGCCGCGCTGGCGGCCGGCCGCCGCAGCATGGACTGGCTTGGCGTCTGCTTTCTCGGCTGCATCACCGCGCTCGGCGGTGGCACGCTGCGCGATCTCTTCCTTGGGCACTATCCGCTGTCCTGGGTGCAAAACCCGATCTACCTCGCGCTCGCAGGCGGCGCGGCCTTTCTCACCATTCTGTTCGCGCGGCTCGTGCATCGGCTCAAGCTCGCTTTCATCGTGCTCGATGCCATCGGTCTCGTGGTCTTCACTATGACCGGCTGCGACGTCGCCTGGCAGACCGATGCCTCGCTGCCGATCGTCATCGTCTCCGGCATGGTGACGGGCTGCGCCGGCGGCGTGTTGCGCGACGTGCTCTGCAACGACGTGCCGCTGCTGTTTCGCTCCGAGCTCTACGCCAGCGTCTCGGTGGTGACGGGATTGTTCTATGCGACCGCGTTCGGGCTCAGCCTCAACGCCGAGCTCTGGACCATTTTGACGTTTGTCCTCGGCATCAGCTTCCGCCTGCTCGCGGTGCGCTACAAATGGGAGATGCCGAAGTTCGTGTTCACGGGAGATGAGGAGCAGTAGGGCTGATTTCGTCACCTCGCCCCGCTTGCGGGGAGAGGTCGGATTGCATCGTTAGATGCAATCCGGGTGAGGGGGAGTCTCCGCGAGTCTAACTGACGCCGTCTCTGCCGAAGCAGCCCCTCACCCCAACCCTCTCCCCGTAAGAACGGGGCGAGGGAGCGCGCCGTCTTTGCGGCGGCGCAGTAGCTACGGCTCCTGCTTCCTTGCCTTCTTCACCTGCGCCGGTGTCACCAGCGGACCGGCATTGCCCCAGGAATTGCGGATGTAGTTCGTCACCGCCGCAATCTCATCGTTGGACAATTGCTTGGCGTAGCCGGGCATCTCGCCGGTGTTCGGCGCCCGCGGCGTCGTCACGGTATGGGCGCCGTCGAGGATGATGCGCAAGGTCGAGGAGGGGTTGATCGATTGCAGCAGGGCATTGCCCGGCAGCGGCGGATAGATGCGCGGTGCGCCCGAGCCGTCGGCTTCATGGCAGGCGACGCAGAGTTTTGCGTAGACCGCCTGGCCCGCTTGCATCTCGGTCTCGTCGGGCGGCGTCACGATGGTTTCCCGGCGCACCGGCGGCAGGCTCTTCAAGTACACCGCGATCGCACGTACATCGGCATCGCTCATCTTCGAGGTTGAATTGACGATCACCTCGGCCATCGGCCCGCCGGCATGGCTTTTGGCGTTACGGCCGCTCTGCAGATATTCGGTGATGTCGTCGGCGCTCCATGATTGCAATCCGGTGCGCGCGGCACCATCGAGCCGCGGCGCATACCAGCCGCCGAGATCGCCGCCGGACAAGGCCTGCGCGGCCTTGTCGGCACCAAAATAGTTCTTCGGCGTGTGGCAGGCGCCGCAATGGCCGAGCCCTGTGACGAGATAGCCGCCCCTATTCCACACCGCGCTCTTGCTCTGGTCCGGTTCGAACAGGCCGGGCGTGAAGAACAGCAAGTTCCAGGCTCGCATCAGGCCGCGATAGCCGAATGGCCAACGCAGCTCCGGCGGCTTGTTGCGGCTGGCGACCGGCGCGAGTGTGCCGAGATAGGCGCGGATCGCCAGCGTGTCGTCCTTGGTCATCCGGGTGAAGTAGGGGTAGGGGAAGGCCGGGTAATAAAGCGAGCCGTCCGGCGCGGTGCCGGTGCGCACGGCGCGGGTGAAATTATCGTCAGTCCATGCACCGATCCCGGTGTCGCGGTCCGGCGTCAGGTTCGGCGCATAGATCGCGCCGAAGGGCGTGTCGATGCGCTTGCCGCCGGCGAAGGGCTTTGCGGGATCGGCGGTGTGGCAGCCTGCGCAGTCGCCGGCCTCGACCAGCGTCTTGCCGTAGGCGATCAGCTCGGGCGACGGTTCGGCGGCAAGGGCCGCGCTCGCAACCGCACTGCACAAGACCAAACCTACCAGAGCCTGGCCAGCCAGAATCCTCCGCATCGTCGACCCTTCTTGCTGCGACTCATCAGCCCTGTCGCATCATACGGACGTCACGTCATTTCGCGACGCAGGGCTATGGTGACACAAATTGAAAATCGCCCATGCCTTTCCGGCCACGAAATTGCGTTTTTTTCCTGCCGCCGCGGAAGCGCCAGATTTGTGATGCGCCGCGTTAAATATCCGACATAGAGTGGCGCAGGTGGTCGGCGCGCCCTAGCTAAAAACAACGGGCAGGCAACGGCTTAAGCAGCCAAACGCTCAAAAGGGCGAAAGAGGACAACATGGGAATCAACCAGGGTCCGATCAGTCTCGATCAAAAATACACCCAGGACACCGGTCATATTTTCACGACGGGCATCCAGGCGCTGGTCCGCCTGCCCATGGCCCAGATTCGCCGCGACCGCGCCGCAGGCCTGAACACCGCGGGCTTCATCTCCGGCTATCGCGGCTCGCCTCTCGGCGGCTACGACCAGCAGCTTTTCGCCGCCCGAAAGCACCTCGAGCAGTACAACATCAAGTTCCAGCCTGGCGTGAACGAGGATCTGGCGGCGACCGCGGTCTGGGGCTCGCAGCAGCTCAACCTCTCGCCCGGCGCCAAATACGACGGCGTCGTCGGCATCTGGTACGGCAAGGGCCCCGGCGTCGATCGCTGCGGCGACGTCTTCCGCCACGGCAATGCCGCCGGCTCCGCCAAGAACGGCGGCGTGCTGTGTCTGGCCGGCGACGACCATGGCGCCAAATCCTCCACCGTCCCGCATCAGTCGGACCACGCCTTCATGTCGGCGCTGATGCCGTATCTCTATCCCTCGAGCATCCACGAGATGATCGAGATGGGCCTGCTCGGCATCGCGATGTCGCGCTATTCAGGCTGCTGGGTCGGCATGAAGGTGATCACGGAAACGGTGGAGACCACCGCCGAGATCGACCTCACCGACGAGATGAAGCCTTTCATCATCCCACCGGATTTCGAGTTGCCGCCCGGCGGGCTCAATCTGCGCTGGCCGGACGACCGTTTCGAGCAGGATCGCCGCCTGCAGGATTACAAGGGCTTTGCCGCGATCGCCTTTGCGCGCGCCAACAAGGTCAACCGCGTCACCATGGATTCGCCGAACGCCCGTTTCGGCATCATGGCGTCCGGCAAAAGCTACGAGGACGTGCGCCAGGCGCTGCGCGAACTCGGGGTCACCGAAGAGGTCGCCGCCAAGATCGGCCTTCGCCTCTACAAGATCGGCATGCCCTGGCCGCTGGAGCCGGAAGGCGTGCACGAATTCGCCGTCGGCCTCGAAGAGATCTTCATCGTCGAGGAGCGCCGCGAGATCGTCGAGAACCAGGTCAAGCAGGTGCTGTTCAACTGGCGCGACGACGTCCGCCCGCGCATCGTCGGCAAGATGGACGAGCACGACAAGCGCTTCCTGACCTTCGCCGCCGAGCTCAGTGTTGCCTCGCTCGCGACCTCGCTCACCGAACGGCTGCTTCGACTTGATCTCAACCCCGAGATTGCGGAGATGCTCCGCGCCAAGGCCGACTGGTTCAACGGCCGCCAGGCGTCCCAGATGATCCCCACGGCGCCGGTCTCCCGCACCCCGTATTTCTGCTCCGGCTGCCCCCACAACACATCGACGAAGGTCCCCGAAGGCAGCCGCGCGCTCGCCGGCATCGGCTGCCACTTCATGGCGCTGTGGATGGACCGCTCGACCGAGACGTTCACGCATATGGGCGGCGAGGGCGTGCCGTGGGTCGGCATCGCGCCCTTCACAGACGAGAACCACATTTTTGCGAACCTCGGCGACGGCACCTATTTCCATTCCGGCCTTCTCGCGATCCGGCAGGCAGTCGCCTCCAAGACCAACATCACCTACAAGATCCTCTACAACGACGCCGTCGCCATGACCGGCGGCCAGCGTCACGACGGCGATCTCTCGCCGCAGCAGATCACTTTCCAGCTCCACGCCGAAGGCATTCGCGAGATCTATCTGGTCTCGGAGGCGCCCGACGCCTATCCGGCCGACACCATCGCGCCGGGCGTGAAGCTGTATCATCGCGACGAACTGCAGAACGTCATGAAGATGTGCCGGGAGTACAAGGGCACGTCCGCGATCGTATTCGTGCAGACCTGCGCTGCCGAGAAGCGCCGCCGCCGCAAGCGCGGCCTGATGGAAGATCCGGCGCGTCGCATCATGATCAATCCGGCCGTCTGCGAAGGCTGCGGTGATTGCTCCGTGCAGTCGAACTGCATCTCGGTCGAGCCGCTGGAAACCGAGTTCGGCCGCAAGCGCGCCATCAACCAGTCGTCCTGCAACAAGGACTATTCCTGCCTGAAGGGTTTTTGCCCGTCCTTCGTCACCATCGACGGCGGCGCGCCGCGTCACCGCGCGCCGGCGGAGCTGGCCGACATCGGCGCGCTGCCGGAGCCGGCGTCGCGTCCGGCGCTGGACAAGCCCTACAACATCGCGGTCGGCGGCGTTGGCGGCACCGGCGTCCTCACCATCGGCGCGCTGCTCGGCATGGCCGCGCATATCGAGGGCAAGGCCTCGATGATCCTCGACATGTCCGGTCTGGCGCAGAAGGGCGGGGCGGTGCTGAGCCACGTCCGCCTGTCGGATCACCCGGCGGAAGTGACATGCTCGCGCATCGTCACCGGCACGGCCGACGTCGTGCTTGCCGCCGACGAGGTGGTCGCCGTCGCCAAGGACACGATCTCGCTCTGCGACTCCAGTCGCACCCACGGCATCATCAACAGCCACGTCATTCCCACCGCCGACTTCGTCCTGAACCGTGACTTCAACTTCCAGACCCGCAAGCTGAATGGGTTGCTGGAAACGGCGCTGCACAAGGACTCCGTGTTCTTCGATTTCACCAAGCCGGCCGAGCAGCTGTTGGGCGACAGCATCGCCACCAACATGATGATGATGGGCTATGCCTATCAGAAGGGGCTGTTCCCGTTGTCGGCTGAGGCGATCGAGCAGGCGATCGAGGTCAACGGCGTCGCGATCAAGATGAATAAGGAGGCCTTCCGCCTCGGGCGTCTTGCCGTCGCGGACCCCGCGCGCCTTGCCGACATGCTGAAGGGAACGGACGAGGTCGAAGCGCCCAAGACGCTGGACGCCATGACGCTCGACGAGGTCATCGAGCATCGCGCCAAGCATCTCACCGCCTACCAGAACGGCCGCCTGGCCAAGCGTTATCGCAAGCTGGTCGACCAGGTCCGCGATGCCGCGGTGAAGGGAAGCTACGGCGATGCGCTGCCGCGCGCGGTCGCGATCAACTACGCAAAACTGCTCGCCTACAAGGACGAGTACGAAGTTGCGCGTCTCTTCACCGACGGCGCCTTCGCAAAGCAGCTCCAGGATCAGTTCGAAGGCGACTTCAAGTTCAGCTTCAACCTGGCTCCGCCGATTTTGGCGTCCGGCGTCGATGCGCTGGGCCGCCCGAAGAAGCGTGCCTTCGGCCCGTGGATGCTGAAAGCGTTCGGCGTGCTGGCAAAATTCAAATTCCTGCGCGGCACCCCGCTCGACATTTTTGGCCGCAGCGCCGACCGCAAACTCGAGCGCGATTTGATCGTCGGCTACGAGAAGGACGTCGCCACCGTGCTCGGCCTGTTGTCGCCCGTCACGGTCGACACCGCGGTCGAATTGCTCTCGCTGCCCGACCGCATCCGCGGCTACGGCCCGGTGAAGGAGAAGGCGGTCGCCGACGCCAAGGCCCGCTACGCCCAGCTCGCCGCCGACCTCGCGAGCCCGCCGCCGGCGCCGAGGCAGATCGCAGCGGAGTAGGTCAGGTGCCGTAGGGTGGGCAAAGGCGCACTTGCGCCGTGCCCACCATCTCGCCGAAACTGCGCAAAAGACGTGGGCCGCTTTGCTCTATCACGGCTACAAGTGGGGCACGATCGATACTATGCTCTGGGGTGGCGAAATGCGGCGTGGGTTGTTGATGATGGCAGCCTTGCTGCTGACGAGTCCGGCTACTGCCGAAACCTTGTCTTGGGAGGGCGTCGGCCCCATTCGCCTAGGCATGGATGTGAAAGCGGCTGAGAAGGCGCTGAAGACCAAGCTGCTCCCTCGACAGCCCCCCTTCGAAGATGACCAGTGCTACTTGACCTGGCGCGCCGACGGAAA
Encoded proteins:
- a CDS encoding isocitrate lyase/phosphoenolpyruvate mutase family protein, coding for MHVTTADKRATFRKMHESGCFILPNPVDVGSAKALQHLGFKALASSSAGFAWTIGKADNRVTVEDVCQHLAALSSSVDIPVNADFEGGFAVEPDKVADNVERGVRTGVAGLSIEDSTGDKDKPLYDRALAVERIKASRKAIGDSNTLLVGRCEAFLWGVTDLKLVIDRLTAYADAGADCLYAPGLKTREDIAAVVKAVAPRPFNLLIGGSGLSLKEAEDLGVRRISVGGSLARAAWGGFMRAAKEMAEKGTFTELGSGYSGGELNKMFS
- a CDS encoding trimeric intracellular cation channel family protein, with translation MWSLPPSDSVLHFLSLIAVAAQGMTAALAAGRRSMDWLGVCFLGCITALGGGTLRDLFLGHYPLSWVQNPIYLALAGGAAFLTILFARLVHRLKLAFIVLDAIGLVVFTMTGCDVAWQTDASLPIVIVSGMVTGCAGGVLRDVLCNDVPLLFRSELYASVSVVTGLFYATAFGLSLNAELWTILTFVLGISFRLLAVRYKWEMPKFVFTGDEEQ
- a CDS encoding antibiotic biosynthesis monooxygenase; the encoded protein is MIAVIFEVWPKPEHRQDYFDLAADLKPILQTIDGFISVERFESLTEKGKVLSLSFWRDEAAVQAWRNTMEHRRTQAKGRAKIFADYHLRIASVVRDYGMTDREQAPKDSRAVHDAH
- a CDS encoding indolepyruvate ferredoxin oxidoreductase family protein; this translates as MGINQGPISLDQKYTQDTGHIFTTGIQALVRLPMAQIRRDRAAGLNTAGFISGYRGSPLGGYDQQLFAARKHLEQYNIKFQPGVNEDLAATAVWGSQQLNLSPGAKYDGVVGIWYGKGPGVDRCGDVFRHGNAAGSAKNGGVLCLAGDDHGAKSSTVPHQSDHAFMSALMPYLYPSSIHEMIEMGLLGIAMSRYSGCWVGMKVITETVETTAEIDLTDEMKPFIIPPDFELPPGGLNLRWPDDRFEQDRRLQDYKGFAAIAFARANKVNRVTMDSPNARFGIMASGKSYEDVRQALRELGVTEEVAAKIGLRLYKIGMPWPLEPEGVHEFAVGLEEIFIVEERREIVENQVKQVLFNWRDDVRPRIVGKMDEHDKRFLTFAAELSVASLATSLTERLLRLDLNPEIAEMLRAKADWFNGRQASQMIPTAPVSRTPYFCSGCPHNTSTKVPEGSRALAGIGCHFMALWMDRSTETFTHMGGEGVPWVGIAPFTDENHIFANLGDGTYFHSGLLAIRQAVASKTNITYKILYNDAVAMTGGQRHDGDLSPQQITFQLHAEGIREIYLVSEAPDAYPADTIAPGVKLYHRDELQNVMKMCREYKGTSAIVFVQTCAAEKRRRRKRGLMEDPARRIMINPAVCEGCGDCSVQSNCISVEPLETEFGRKRAINQSSCNKDYSCLKGFCPSFVTIDGGAPRHRAPAELADIGALPEPASRPALDKPYNIAVGGVGGTGVLTIGALLGMAAHIEGKASMILDMSGLAQKGGAVLSHVRLSDHPAEVTCSRIVTGTADVVLAADEVVAVAKDTISLCDSSRTHGIINSHVIPTADFVLNRDFNFQTRKLNGLLETALHKDSVFFDFTKPAEQLLGDSIATNMMMMGYAYQKGLFPLSAEAIEQAIEVNGVAIKMNKEAFRLGRLAVADPARLADMLKGTDEVEAPKTLDAMTLDEVIEHRAKHLTAYQNGRLAKRYRKLVDQVRDAAVKGSYGDALPRAVAINYAKLLAYKDEYEVARLFTDGAFAKQLQDQFEGDFKFSFNLAPPILASGVDALGRPKKRAFGPWMLKAFGVLAKFKFLRGTPLDIFGRSADRKLERDLIVGYEKDVATVLGLLSPVTVDTAVELLSLPDRIRGYGPVKEKAVADAKARYAQLAADLASPPPAPRQIAAE
- a CDS encoding cytochrome c, with protein sequence MRRILAGQALVGLVLCSAVASAALAAEPSPELIAYGKTLVEAGDCAGCHTADPAKPFAGGKRIDTPFGAIYAPNLTPDRDTGIGAWTDDNFTRAVRTGTAPDGSLYYPAFPYPYFTRMTKDDTLAIRAYLGTLAPVASRNKPPELRWPFGYRGLMRAWNLLFFTPGLFEPDQSKSAVWNRGGYLVTGLGHCGACHTPKNYFGADKAAQALSGGDLGGWYAPRLDGAARTGLQSWSADDITEYLQSGRNAKSHAGGPMAEVIVNSTSKMSDADVRAIAVYLKSLPPVRRETIVTPPDETEMQAGQAVYAKLCVACHEADGSGAPRIYPPLPGNALLQSINPSSTLRIILDGAHTVTTPRAPNTGEMPGYAKQLSNDEIAAVTNYIRNSWGNAGPLVTPAQVKKARKQEP